The genomic segment CTGACATTAACTTTATGGCCATACTAATATCACAAATTTAAGGAGAATTCATATGACCTCAGTTTTTGCACAAAAACACTGCCATAAATAATGGCCGAATATTTTCATGGAAGGCCTCCTCAATCAGTCAATTTCATCATTGATATCGGATACAAGATTTTCCATAAAGATGAGCATAAACAGTCTTAGTACGGTACACAAGTATCATGCTTAAAATGACTGCAATGATGCAAAATCCTGACATAATCATGGAACTCAGAAAGAAGCATATGGAACCTTCACAATTAAGCGATTCATCTGCGGTAAGCATTCCTGAGAAAATTGAGCCTGAAATATGCGATTGTATATGATGTTGACGAGCTTGTTTCTCTGCTTCACGGTCATAAATTCTACTAGCAATTACACCTGAGAAGACGAGTGTACCAGCAGGATTTGCCAGATTGAGGAAATTGTAGAGAGCCCCGAACTTTTTCAAGCCGAACAACTCAGAGACAGTAGCTGGCATAATTGCCCAGTGAGCACCATAGCAAAGCCCTATCAACAAAGTACCAATATACATTGCTCCAGGCCATCCCATAGCAAAAAAGACATGGCCAACAGCCATAACAAGCTGCGCCACAACAATGACAATTGGCCTTGGATAAGCATGATCCCTATACAAAAATGTCACAGAAAAAAAGGTATGAAAAATGAATCAAAACCATTATCAAGGTAAAGTCTAGTGCTATCAGCTTCCAGGTGCAAGATCAGGGGTGAAACTAGGGGAGCTGGCAGGCCTcggccccctaaaatgaaaaatctttcatttaacttttttaaaatttttaaaaatttaaattagtaaaggtaaaattatattttgcctCCCTAcaatataaaaattgatttaattctttaaaaataatagagatataggttattaaaatagtaaaattgcatttttattatcataaaaattacaatttaatttcggcccctaACAAAAATTTCTGGTTTCGCCCCTGTACAAAATCATTTGAGTCTGTACCTCACAATGATCTCCGAGATGAAACCGCCACCAACACGACCGATGAAGTTCCAAATGCATATCATGGATACAAATATATGAGTATTATCATACCCTAGAGATTGGCTCATCTGACCAAGATTATCTATAACTGTTAACCCTGATCCTGAACCTAATAGAAGAGAGAACATAATAAGCCAAAAGTCTGCTTTGATCAAAGCCTGCATCAAGGTGAAGTCCTCCCCTCTATGAGGACCTTTCCTGTTCTTCAACCTTACTGCCCCTTCAGCAGTCGCTTGGAAAAGTTTTGCTTGCAACTGAGC from the Gossypium hirsutum isolate 1008001.06 chromosome D09, Gossypium_hirsutum_v2.1, whole genome shotgun sequence genome contains:
- the LOC107892155 gene encoding protein NUCLEAR FUSION DEFECTIVE 4 isoform X2, yielding MQMCVLIFVGHNGETYFNTAALVSCVQNFPKSRGPVVGILKGFAALSGAILTQIYTMINFPDQASLIFMVAFGPTVVVFALMFIIRPVGGHKEVRPSDGLSFTVVYSVCLLLAAYLMAIMLLEDLVSVSHNLITIFTLILFVPLFIPIVLSFCEGHRDPAEEVLLPKPYQHDAGNPEQDTREHEVVSSEFKDENPEEVDSLVVPEGQKRIAQLQAKLFQATAEGAVRLKNRKGPHRGEDFTLMQALIKADFWLIMFSLLLGSGSGLTVIDNLGQMSQSLGYDNTHIFVSMICIWNFIGRVGGGFISEIIVRDHAYPRPIVIVVAQLVMAVGHVFFAMGWPGAMYIGTLLIGLCYGAHWAIMPATVSELFGLKKFGALYNFLNLANPAGTLVFSGVIASRIYDREAEKQARQHHIQSHISGSIFSGMLTADESLNCEGSICFFLSSMIMSGFCIIAVILSMILVYRTKTVYAHLYGKSCIRYQ